The Aythya fuligula isolate bAytFul2 chromosome 1, bAytFul2.pri, whole genome shotgun sequence nucleotide sequence ggtGCCTGGCTCAGAAGACTTCTTGGATGGTGGAATAGTGCCATATTCCCGTAGCCCGACAGCCCAGCAGCTCTAGGGTGCTGCTCCCAGTGCACACACCTGAACTGGAACAACACGGAAGGTtcaggaggagctggtggaaggCTGCAGGGAACCCCACTTGTCTCTGATGAGCTACAGTCCCCAAAGTAAATGTCTGTAAGGCTCTTTAAGTTAGATATTTATTTGTGCTGTTGTCTTCTTAGGGAAAGCATTAGGGCGGGAGGGTAGTGGCCAAGGAGCCAGGTGGTTGTCAAGGTATCAGTAGGCTGCAATGGTCTCTTGGATCCAATCAACATAATTGCAGACCTTGGTGTAGACACCGGGATAACCTTTCAGAGCACACCCGATTCCCCATGACACAATGCCCTGGAGTTCTCCGTTGCACACAACTGGTCCACCTGAGTCACCCTGGAGGGGAAAATTTAGAGGCACAAGatgatttaaaagcagaatctCACCCAGAAAGTTTTTGACTTGGCACAAAGAATCCAGGGAATGCAAAACAAAGCGCAGCAGGCCCTGATATGGGAGCACAGAGAGATACCACCCCTTGCTTGCTGGCCTCCTCTAGCCCCCAAAAATTCACTGGTACCATGCTCAGTGCCAACCAGCAGATGTGGCTGGGCCTGCTATTTTCAGTGAAGTCCACCCTGCACCCAAAGCGTGCTGCAAAGGGTGCGTCAGAAGAGAGCACCTGGCGAGGAGGAGGCTGAAGCTAAGCAGGCTGCCAAGCTCCAATGTATACCGTGCAGCCTGGGGCACCCTGGCAGTGTGTGGCCCAGGGCTCTGCGCAGACATCAACTCCTACCTGGCATGAGTCTTTCCCACCCTCCAGGAATCCTATGCAGATCATGTTGCTGGTGATTTCACCCGGGTAAGCATCTTGGCACTCTTGGTTACTCAGAATTGGCGCTTGCAGGCACTGGAGGAGTTCAGGGTAATTGGCTGCCGGGAGAGCAGTAACAGTTTTAGGTTTTGTCTTGGGACTCAGTACTGTCAGTGAACAGAAAGACCAACGACCTATATGCGAGAGCCATCCAGCAGAGCAGGGTAAAGTAAAACAGTGAAGTGCATTGTAGATTGAGACAcactggcagggcagcgtgAAGTCAGGGCAGCGTGGAGGACTTGCGGGCACAACAAGAAAAGGCTGCACAGAAGGGGTGAACTGTACATGGGTCTCACAAGCGTGGTGGTAGAGCAGGAGAAGTGTGAAAGCTACATGCGGTGTGCGTAGATACTCACTGCCACTGCTCAGTGTGTTTCCCCAGCCCGAAATCAGGCACTCCGTCCCTGCCTTGGCACAAGAGGTGGGCAGGGCTATGGGTTGAACGTCGGCACTGTACTCCACGGCGGATGCCAGCTTGATCAACATAATGTCATTATTAAGGGTTCTTGAACTGTAGTTAGGATGGCGAATGATTACGGAAGAACTCCTGACTACTTCACTGCCTTCCTGCACATCAATGTTGTACTCTCCCAGCCTCACTTGTATACGGCTGCAAAATtgtcagcagagaaaagcagcagttagCCATGGGTAGAACAACTGGCTGCCACGTGGGGACCGGCAGACACTTGAAAGCGAGTAAGGGAGTGCTGTGCTAATCAATGGTTTGTGTGTCACGCAGCTCTAGGAACTTCATGATTTCATGGAAGACTGAGTTGGGAGAGCATTGCCAGATAGGCAAGAAAGGGAGATTCAGTTTCCTGTTTCTCCCTCTGCACAGAAGTGTGCCCTAAACTCAGGACGAGGGAGATCCATGGAGAAAGTCTAGAGGAATGACGAAGAAAGCGGTAATAATAAGCCCCATGGACTTGTAAATGTAGACCGAATGGCATGTTAGGATGCACAGAAAAGGATGCTATGAGTGCAGGAATACTGGAAAGACCATGTAACACAGCAGGACTGAGGCTAGGGTTTCTCCTTTGGCTTCAGGTACACCATGCATTGCCCCGCCCCTGTCCCTCCCCCCATGCATGTATGGTCTTCTCTTGAGAGGCACCGGAGTTCTAGATGTGGTGGGTTTGTAAGATTTGAGCAGAATCCACCCGGATACACAACCCAAGCCATACGTACGATTTGTAGCAGTGAGCAGCTGACAGGACCCACTGGTTGTTGATGAGGGATCCTCCACAAAAGTGATAGCCAGCATTCAGGGACACCTGGTAGGGAACTGAATGCTCTGGGCAGTTGTAGCCTCCCACAATCTTGTCATCATCAGCAGCTCCAGGGAAAGCAactgaggaaaagagaattGGGTTTCACAGCACCATGCCTGAATCCGTTCTCTTTAAGCATAGCAGCAGCCAGTGAGCTACAGAGAATGAGCAAGAGCCAAGACAGCTTGAAACTTCAGAAGTCTCCAGGCAACTCCTGAAATATCCTGCTGAGTTCTTTCTGCACTACTCTGAAACACCAGGCTTTGTCTGTACCACCTGAAGTCAGGAAGAGAACAGGAGAGCACAAGCTGCCAAAGAACCTCATAAATGAATTGTATGCAGCCTTCACTGTGTTCCTTCCGGGGCACCTTTGGGTTGGGATGAGACAGCTGTGCCATGGCAGAAAGCGTATGTAAAACGGGCAAACGCAGTTGAGAGAACTTCATTTGCAGGGGTGAGACAAAGAGTGAGCAAGAGAGGTAGAAAAACTTGGTAGTGAAGGATTCAGAGAGAACACAAAGGCTCCACAGAGTTGGAGGATGATGTCACAGTAGAATGTAAGAAAGAAGATATTTGTTGGAGCCAACAGAACGGTGGTCTCCAGCCTTTTTGATTCCATAACCCTATCAGTAAAACACCTTCCCACAGCCCTGACATATGTCTATTTGTTCATTTCGAAGTTACGTACTTGCCCTACTGAACTTCGAATGTTTTCCTCCCACACTGTAATGCACAACCCCAGATGTGCATGCACCCCATTTTAGAACCCACTGCACTAGAACATTGCAGGCTGGGATCCTGCCTCTGACCATCCATTACAGATGCAAGGAGCAGAAGATGACTTCATAAACCTCAATGGACTTCTCTTTCACAAATGTGTTGCCCGACCATCCGTCCCATCCTCTTCCCCTCTAACTCACCTTCACCCCCCCCAAATTTTAACAG carries:
- the LOC116498187 gene encoding trypsin II-P29: MHSLFLLLSCLGAAVAFPGAADDDKIVGGYNCPEHSVPYQVSLNAGYHFCGGSLINNQWVLSAAHCYKSRIQVRLGEYNIDVQEGSEVVRSSSVIIRHPNYSSRTLNNDIMLIKLASAVEYSADVQPIALPTSCAKAGTECLISGWGNTLSSGTNYPELLQCLQAPILSNQECQDAYPGEITSNMICIGFLEGGKDSCQGDSGGPVVCNGELQGIVSWGIGCALKGYPGVYTKVCNYVDWIQETIAAY